Proteins encoded by one window of Mustelus asterias unplaced genomic scaffold, sMusAst1.hap1.1 HAP1_SCAFFOLD_96, whole genome shotgun sequence:
- the LOC144484241 gene encoding uncharacterized protein LOC144484241: MEKPWKCGDCGKRYRSPSELEAHRRSHTGERPFTCSQCGKGFTRLFQLQIHQRVHTGERPFTCSQCGKGFTQSCTLQTHQRVHTGERPFTCSQCGKGFSRLSNLQTHRRLHAGERPFTCSQCGKGFSQLCHLQTHQRVHTGERPFTCSQCGKGFSRLSNLQTHQRLHSGERPFTCSQCEKGFSHSSNLRTHQRVHTGMRPFTCSQCGKGFTRSSNLRAHKRVHTGERPFTCSQCGKRFTWSSVLLRHQRVHTGERPFTCSQCGTGFTVSSQLLRHQQVHE; this comes from the coding sequence atggagaaaccatggaaatgtggggactgtgggaagagatacagatccccatcagagctggaagctcatcggcgcagtcacactggggagagaccattcacctgctctcagtgtgggaagggattcactcggttattccagctgcagatacaccagagagttcacacaggggagaggcccttcacctgctctcagtgtgggaagggattcactcagtcatgcaccctgcagacacaccagcgagttcacactggggagaggcccttcacctgctctcagtgtgggaagggtttcagtcggTTATCCAATCTTCAGACTCACCGACGACTTCACGCTggtgagaggccgttcacctgctctcagtgtgggaagggtttcagtcagttatgtcacctgcagacgcaccagcgagttcacacaggggagagaccattcacctgctctcagtgtgggaaggggttcagtcggTTATCCAAccttcagacacaccagcgacttcactctggtgagaggccattcacctgctctcagtgtgagaagggattcagtcattcatccaATCTGcgcacacaccagcgagttcacactgggatgaggccattcacctgctctcagtgtgggaagggattcactcggtcatccaacctgcgggcacataagcgcgttcacactggagagagaccgttcacctgctctcagtgtgggaagaggttcactTGGTCATCcgtcctgctgagacaccagcgagttcacactggggagaggccattcacctgctctcagtgtgggacgggattcacagtttcatcccagctgctgagacaccaacaagttcacgagtga